AAACTCTGAAACTGCCAACTCAGCCTGGTTCAAAAGGCAAGACAGACTCTGTTCTTTAGCACTATGATCCTTATCCATTTAAAAGAAGAAAGATAGTCGAGCCAGAAAATGAGACGGTCAACAAAGGCCATAAGGATAAAGGAAAAGGACAGTACACTGACAGAAGCAAAATGGTAATCAGCATAGAGAAATATGCCATAGGAGACTAAATTCTTTGTATAAGACAGAATCAACTATAGAAACATGTATAAGAAGAATCAACTATAAAAACATGAAGTACAATTGTAATACTTGCAGTTTTGCACAGAAGGGCCATAAAGCAATTCATATTGTCTATAGATCATAAGCCAGCTAGATTTAACACAACACAACTGCAGAACAAAGACTTGTCATTACTTGGTATGTAATATCTACTACCTACTTTTTCCCAAACCCCTACAAAGGCTACAATATCATATTGAATCTTTCAAATTCAAGAAGACTCATAAACTCCTCATCCTGTCAATTGAATCTATATGAAGGCAGCTGAAAGAAGCCACACGATCAACTAACAACTCGTGACAAACAAATCCCAGGTAATTCCAACTTAAAAGCCAAGAATCCTGATTGGTACATCAAGCTTATAACTAATAAGTACCTCTTTCTGTTCATCTTCTGCCTTTTGACTGTCACTTGAACTGGCATCAATCAGTGTTGTGACCCCAAAATACACCTGAAACATAAAAGACCACTTTATCTTTTACAGCCCACCAACACCAGATTCTGTACATGCAACAAATCGCCTTTTCTCAAGGCATAAAAATGAGAAAACTTACGAGGAGACAGACTGCAGCGATATCATCAATAGGCAAGTCACTcccagcaaaactgcaatttaaCTAATCGTTATGGAGCGACTGGGAGAAGAATTAATGTACTCTGTGATAATTAGTATGGCATGAGAGTTTTCCAACTTCcataaaagaaattaaaaaaattatatcataCATTCAAGAACACCAGCCATTGAAAACTAGTTGTCTATGATATTGTATCATTACTAGAAGAAGATGGGTAATATCAGATTCCAAAAACTTTTAGCTGGATAATAAAGAGACGATCTGGTTTCTGATGTAATAGACCCTAAGATACCTTTCCAGATCATGGCCTGTCTTCAGCATTGCCACAACAAATTACATTCACGGCTGATCCATTGATATAGAATTCTCAAAAACAATATAACTGATCATGGATATTTCAATATTTTCCTCAATCACATTTTTAAAATGCATTCATGCCTAAATTATATGGAGTATTATAATAGGATGACATTACCTGAAAGGAAGGACACCATCAATGTAGTGAAAAGTCCTTCCCAATATCACTGATATTATAGTCATGATCCTGTTAAGATCACAGATATTGCTGTTAATTAGACCCGAAATTAAAGAAGAAACTTCAAATCATATAGAAATCTTGACAAACACGGTAAATTATGCATTTTTTACTTATCCATGGCCTACTTGTTCTACTTGATGCAATTGAATAGTGAAGGTCACACTACAAGTAAGATTACAAGGTTTCAGGAATCCCGCCTCTTACTTAAAGTCTTTAACTATTCACATGTATTAATCTAAAAGGTCCAAACTACATGAAAGCAAAGAACATCTTAGAACCACAAATTGACAACTCAACATACCCAAGTGCACCAAAAGTGCCGGCGAATACAACTGCAGCAGAATTTCTGGCAGCTAATAATGCCTGGACAGGAATGAAAGATATGTATCAGACTATCAGAAACATCAAATTCATTAGAATATCAATGCAAAGAATATGCAGAGAGGCATCTTTTAACAATGCGACCATCACTCAGAAATGTATGGGTTTATGAAGCTTTTGTTCTGTTCACTAATGATGATTCTTTTGCTTCTTACACTTTTAGAGTATTGGAGATGGCAATAGAGCTTAAACTTAATAACATATGTATTCTGCTGAAATAAAAGGTTCAGGTCATCACATGTGGGGAATATAATAAAGATTAAATGTAGAAGAAAAACACGATATCAGTCTGGCGTCAACTTGACCAGATAGGCATTGACAAGTTTGTTTATGCTTACTGCAATAAAGAAGGTCTTGTCCCCAAGTTCAGAAAAAAAGATCAGCAAGAATGCCTGTAGAAGAAATGAAGAACATATATCAACCAAATTACTAAAATACAAGTATACAACACGAGACATGAAATAGATCCATCATCCATGTACCTCAACACAAAGCAGAAGCTATTATAATGGAGAGACAACCATGACTAGCACATATAAGGAAGAAAATATGTAACGTAAATATCTTTCATTATGTCAAAAATGATATGCCAGTAAATATTAGCTGATATTCTGTTTTCCTAGTTTTGTTCCTTGAAGAACGGTGAAAGCAGGCAGGAAGCAAGTAGCCCACATAATGAATTATAAGGCCATAAGGGCTGTCTCAGGAGAAGGAATATATAACTTCGATGATTTTGCAGAGAGTCAAGTTTTCTTTCTAGACATACCTAGTCTAGTTTAAGCATGAACTTAATTGAATGCACATGGAAAAAGTTCCAGGGAGATTTTCCTAACTGAAGCAAAACCTGTGCTAATATCACTAAGGTCCCCGAAGAAGTTTGCTAACTGCAAGTTGTCCATAACATTTGAAGTAGCACTTGCTTTTTCAGCACCCTGGACTGTTAGTATCCCAAAGAGAAAGACAAACTTCAGCAACTGCTGTGTTGATTTATCAAAGGTTGATATGTCCATAGCAGCAATAATTTCATCTTCTCTGCACTGATTTGAAGTAGATAGATTTGAAGCACCATAATCATATTGGTCCTTGCACAATTCTGCAATATTACGTTGATTATCAATATCACCGAGCCTGCACCCCTGCAACAACTCACATTATTTACTTAACAATTAACATCATAGTAGACATATCTGCAAATGCATTCAATGCATAATAAACAAGATAATGAGAAAGCTTTAAGATATCCCGCTGGTTACTTAGGATCCTGATGAAATTCCAACacaatataaaaggaaaatCCCATTGACAAGGCCTTTGCATGGCCAAAGTAAGGGTCTGATAAACATATTGCAGAAGACTGACTCCTAAAATCTGCGAGGTCAAAGGCTGCAACATCATTTCACACAACCTCTAACAGaacataaatttattaaattggCATCAGTTATTCCATTGATATTTGCATTGACAGAAGCAGCTCAAGTTGGAATAATGTCATGTTAAAATTTACATTTTAGTTACATTGTTGGATGCTATCCCCTGTACCACTTATTTGCTAAGAGTTTTTTGATAGGGTCAGCCTTTCTCTCTGGCCACTGACCTCAACATAAAAGGATGATGGTCTGTATATGTTTCAAATATAATGATAAGAGGCAAAAAGGCTTTGAGGAAAGAACACACTGACAATTACACTGCAAAGAACCATAAGCAAAGTAGTGGTAATCCAATAAATGGTTAAATGGTCAACATAGATCAGATAATTCATCAATGGGCCATATACTAGAGAAGCACCACAACTTTTTATGTGATACCAGAACATTGAACATCATAAAAAGAGTGATGCACAATGAGCATAGTTGTTTGCATAGATGATAGTCAGCCAATACTACATTATAACTTCATCAGTTTCTATATCATTTTCAGTATTGAATCAACCCGGAAAAGAAATATATGTGATGATCGTTAACTTCACATAGAGAATACCAGGTGAGCTGATAAATCGAATAAAAATCAGGATGAAGAAAACCTACAAGCTCATTAGACGCTTGATGTGCTTTTTGTCCTAAACGTCGAAATTCCTTTTCTTGCACAGGATTGTACTGCTTGCTTAGAGCTCTGCAGGAAATAGTTTGAACTTCAGTCCAATGAAATCTAACATACAAAAGTCAAAAGTCCAAGAGTTTGGATGAAGGAAGTCTGGAGGTTTAATGATCACTCTCAACTCTACAGTAACTCACAAATAAGCTTTAAGTTTCACCTATATCAGTGAAATTTCTCTTTGTATTATCTTAACTCCCCAATCCATCTTTGCATCCTTAGGAAAACTTCAGGGTAACATCTCCCTTATCTAACTTTGCACAGGATCAGGACATTGTCCATTAGGGGTGTATGAGACTACACGGAGGTAATGGGGTCTGCATCATGGAAGATTAACTATTTACGATCCCTAAACCGTATCTAAATTCCCATAAAAGAACAAGGCAGCCTTTTATACACATGCACAGTCAATAAGACGACTCAAATTACCCTATATTCACTGTGCAACTAGCTAATTATGGCAATCAACATTAAACAACAAGAAGCATGAAATTGAGAAAACACGAATTAGAGAAgaggaaaaataagaaaaaaacacACAACAAATAATGTTGGAAACCCGGCTCTGGGAGAAAAAACCCACAAACATGCACTATGGAGTAACAATGGAGGATGAACGATGAACAAGCATTCAATTTGTAATGCCCCATCAaacttcctctctctctctctagaaaCCCTAGTAAATGAGTTTGAATGTGTTTTCAACGTGAATCCCGACCAAAAAGCAGTCTTGGGGTCTATTTATACTAGGTTTCATCAAACATTAATAAAGAACCAAATTCACGATGCGTATCCACTTTTCTAGGTCGTCACGGACATGCCAAGGCGAACAGAGCCAAGATTCTGTTTCCTTGAACAAAGGTTTCATGGGTGCAACTTTTGGCACGGACTTGCCAACGAATCCACCATACACGGGCATGCTGAATGGTGCATGGACGTGCTTCTGCCATTCCCTCCTTCAGCCTGCCTTCTGTCACCCTCTGACCCTCACTGAGTTAGACTGCACAGATGTCCACCATCAGCATCCCCTCTTGCTCCGCTTCGTCCTTGCTGAACACCATAATTTATCACCACTAATTCATTTACATCCTATTCGATAGGTGGTTGAAACTTAAAAGTACTTATGTAGCTTAACTTAATTTTAATTCTGGCTTCCATTTAGAACTTAGAGGTGCTTGGTGAGAAATACAATTATTCAACCATTATTTTTCATAGCCAGCTTCCTAAACTAATTCTCCATACTAGAAGTATGTGAATATAAATTTTCaactttctatctcttttagctAGTGAATGTAGGTTCTCAGTTTTAGCTTTCCTTTCACCATTCAACTTTTAATTAGCTGATCATATTTATCTAAACATTCATCTACCTTTGAGCTCGATTAAGCTAGCTACGTTTTCTGTTACAAAAAATTGGCTAAGCTGTCATTTTTGATAGGTTTTCCAAATACACTCCAAAACCGTATCTAACGGACACAAATTCTTCACCAAAAATACTTTCTCTTTGCAATCACTACCACATTACTCGCCACCCTCCAAATTCACAAGTAAATGATACGACAAATAAAGAAATCAAG
This Spinacia oleracea cultivar Varoflay chromosome 6, BTI_SOV_V1, whole genome shotgun sequence DNA region includes the following protein-coding sequences:
- the LOC110778210 gene encoding protein PAM71, chloroplastic isoform X3; the encoded protein is MEGCRLGDIDNQRNIAELCKDQYDYGASNLSTSNQCREDEIIAAMDISTFDKSTQQLLKFVFLFGILTVQGAEKASATSNVMDNLQLANFFGDLSDISTGFASAFLLIFFSELGDKTFFIAALLAARNSAAVVFAGTFGALGIMTIISVILGRTFHYIDGVLPFSFAGSDLPIDDIAAVCLLVYFGVTTLIDASSSDSQKAEDEQKEAELAVSEFSGNGAGILAAAGTIASTFALVFVAEWGDKSFFSTIALAAAASPLGVIGGALAGHGAATLLAVAGGSLLGTFLSEKVISYVGGVLFLVFASITLIEIIQG
- the LOC110778210 gene encoding GDT1-like protein 1, chloroplastic isoform X1, giving the protein MRTMTTTLSTSPQPLFGTKNVVIGAKSFDHTFNPFNLRRRIPCSFQWRALSKQYNPVQEKEFRRLGQKAHQASNELGCRLGDIDNQRNIAELCKDQYDYGASNLSTSNQCREDEIIAAMDISTFDKSTQQLLKFVFLFGILTVQGAEKASATSNVMDNLQLANFFGDLSDISTGFASAFLLIFFSELGDKTFFIAALLAARNSAAVVFAGTFGALGIMTIISVILGRTFHYIDGVLPFSFAGSDLPIDDIAAVCLLVYFGVTTLIDASSSDSQKAEDEQKEAELAVSEFSGNGAGILAAAGTIASTFALVFVAEWGDKSFFSTIALAAAASPLGVIGGALAGHGAATLLAVAGGSLLGTFLSEKVISYVGGVLFLVFASITLIEIIQG
- the LOC110778210 gene encoding protein PAM71, chloroplastic isoform X4 — encoded protein: MSLLGDIDNQRNIAELCKDQYDYGASNLSTSNQCREDEIIAAMDISTFDKSTQQLLKFVFLFGILTVQGAEKASATSNVMDNLQLANFFGDLSDISTGFASAFLLIFFSELGDKTFFIAALLAARNSAAVVFAGTFGALGIMTIISVILGRTFHYIDGVLPFSFAGSDLPIDDIAAVCLLVYFGVTTLIDASSSDSQKAEDEQKEAELAVSEFSGNGAGILAAAGTIASTFALVFVAEWGDKSFFSTIALAAAASPLGVIGGALAGHGAATLLAVAGGSLLGTFLSEKVISYVGGVLFLVFASITLIEIIQG
- the LOC110778210 gene encoding protein PAM71, chloroplastic isoform X2 encodes the protein MRTMTTTLSTSPQPLFGTKNVVIGAKSFDHTFNPFNLRRRIPCSFQWRLGDIDNQRNIAELCKDQYDYGASNLSTSNQCREDEIIAAMDISTFDKSTQQLLKFVFLFGILTVQGAEKASATSNVMDNLQLANFFGDLSDISTGFASAFLLIFFSELGDKTFFIAALLAARNSAAVVFAGTFGALGIMTIISVILGRTFHYIDGVLPFSFAGSDLPIDDIAAVCLLVYFGVTTLIDASSSDSQKAEDEQKEAELAVSEFSGNGAGILAAAGTIASTFALVFVAEWGDKSFFSTIALAAAASPLGVIGGALAGHGAATLLAVAGGSLLGTFLSEKVISYVGGVLFLVFASITLIEIIQG